A stretch of Pirellulales bacterium DNA encodes these proteins:
- a CDS encoding 4-hydroxy-tetrahydrodipicolinate reductase, translating into MATPIQLAIHGAAGRMGQRLVVLGSADDELKIVAGLETSNHPKLGEDIGSVARLHPLGVPLAAKLNAPVDVVIDFSVPAAVMSILQTCLGKKIPLVVATTGLDADQQAAIKDAAKQIPLLWSPSMSLAVNLAMKLAEIAGRSLRDHPSGADVEIIERHHRYKEDAPSGTALRFGEIIAKSMGLSKHQHGREGRPGARPHDEIGYHAIRTGDNPGEHTVLFGLLGETIELTVRASNRDCYAHGALAAAKFLHDKPPGMYGMADVLGL; encoded by the coding sequence ATGGCTACTCCGATTCAACTGGCCATCCATGGCGCCGCCGGACGCATGGGGCAGCGGCTGGTCGTCCTTGGCTCGGCCGATGATGAATTGAAAATTGTCGCGGGACTCGAGACGTCGAACCATCCCAAGCTGGGTGAAGACATCGGCTCGGTCGCGCGGCTGCATCCGCTTGGCGTGCCGCTCGCGGCGAAATTGAATGCGCCGGTGGACGTGGTGATCGACTTCTCGGTTCCCGCAGCGGTCATGTCGATCTTGCAAACCTGCCTCGGCAAGAAGATTCCTCTCGTCGTGGCAACCACAGGACTCGATGCCGATCAACAGGCCGCGATCAAAGATGCCGCCAAACAGATTCCGCTGCTGTGGTCGCCCAGCATGAGTCTGGCGGTCAACCTGGCGATGAAGTTAGCGGAAATCGCCGGCCGATCGCTGCGCGATCATCCGAGCGGGGCCGACGTCGAAATCATCGAACGGCATCACCGCTACAAGGAAGACGCGCCCAGCGGAACAGCGCTTCGGTTCGGCGAGATCATTGCCAAATCGATGGGCCTTTCCAAGCACCAGCACGGCCGCGAAGGCCGACCCGGTGCTCGGCCGCACGATGAAATCGGCTACCATGCGATCCGCACTGGCGATAACCCCGGCGAGCATACGGTCCTTTTCGGCCTGCTGGGTGAAACCATCGAGCTGACCGTTCGCGCCAGCAATCGCGATTGCTATGCGCACGGAGCGCTGGCGGCGGCAAAGTTCTTACACGACAAACCTCCAGGGATGTATGGGATGGCGGATGTGCTGGGCCTGTGA
- a CDS encoding MFS transporter, with protein MAGARWSLCLLLAINLFNYIDRQVLAAVVPVVQTEFKASDREMGLLATAFLLSYMGFAPLFGWLADRFGRWMLVGIGVILWSLASGASGLATELGVMLLTRTFVGIGEAAYGPIAPTIISDLFPIERRGRVLAWFYTAIPVGSALGYLLGGQVVGCGWSWHWAFFLVVPPGILLGILALLMCDPPREDVQVGGNAALRKTATLRDYKQLLRIPSYLLNTAGMTAMTFALGGLAFWVPKYIVWRMVRAGEVNLTIETEVQQATADANFWFGVIVVVSGLVGTLAGGWLGDKLRSRFSGSYFLVSGAAMLLGFPLVATLIVTPFPAAWLLIFAACLCVFFNTGPTNTVLANVTHPSIRAAGYAVNIFVIHALGDAISPLMIGWVNDLFAGMVDPRILAAGDVGKVYQGNMNAGFLAVSFAILISGLFWLWGARHLERDTQRATTSV; from the coding sequence ATGGCTGGCGCACGTTGGTCGTTGTGCCTGTTGTTGGCGATTAATCTATTCAATTATATCGATCGCCAGGTGCTGGCCGCCGTCGTTCCCGTGGTGCAGACGGAATTCAAGGCCAGCGATCGAGAGATGGGGCTGTTGGCAACGGCCTTCCTGTTGAGCTACATGGGGTTTGCGCCGCTGTTTGGTTGGTTGGCGGATCGTTTCGGCCGATGGATGCTAGTGGGCATCGGAGTGATTTTGTGGAGTTTGGCGAGTGGGGCTTCTGGATTGGCCACTGAGTTGGGAGTGATGCTGTTGACCCGCACGTTCGTCGGGATTGGCGAAGCGGCCTATGGTCCGATCGCGCCGACGATCATCTCCGACCTGTTCCCCATCGAGCGCCGCGGCCGCGTGTTGGCCTGGTTCTATACTGCCATTCCTGTGGGAAGTGCGCTGGGATATCTGCTGGGTGGCCAAGTGGTGGGCTGTGGGTGGAGTTGGCACTGGGCATTTTTCCTGGTCGTTCCGCCGGGGATTTTGCTTGGCATTCTCGCGCTGCTGATGTGCGATCCGCCGCGCGAAGATGTACAGGTCGGCGGCAATGCAGCGTTGCGAAAGACCGCGACGCTGCGCGACTACAAGCAGTTGCTGCGGATTCCATCGTATCTGCTCAACACCGCAGGAATGACAGCCATGACGTTTGCCTTGGGCGGGCTGGCGTTTTGGGTTCCCAAGTACATCGTGTGGCGAATGGTTCGCGCCGGTGAAGTGAATTTGACGATCGAAACGGAGGTTCAGCAGGCGACGGCCGACGCCAACTTTTGGTTCGGCGTGATCGTTGTCGTCTCCGGATTGGTTGGCACACTCGCGGGAGGCTGGCTCGGAGACAAATTGCGCAGCCGATTTTCTGGCTCATACTTTCTCGTGTCCGGCGCGGCAATGCTGCTGGGCTTTCCGCTGGTGGCGACCCTGATCGTGACGCCCTTTCCGGCAGCGTGGCTGCTGATCTTCGCCGCTTGCCTGTGTGTGTTTTTTAATACCGGACCAACGAATACCGTCTTGGCCAATGTCACACACCCCTCGATTCGGGCGGCTGGTTATGCCGTCAACATTTTTGTCATTCATGCACTTGGAGATGCGATCAGTCCGCTGATGATCGGTTGGGTCAATGATCTGTTCGCGGGCATGGTTGATCCGCGCATCTTGGCGGCAGGAGATGTTGGAAAAGTTTATCAGGGGAACATGAATGCGGGCTTTCTTGCCGTGTCGTTTGCGATATTAATTAGCGGGCTGTTTTGGTTGTGGGGAGCGCGACATTTGGAACGCGATACCCAGCGGGCGACGACGAGCGTGTAA